The Bacteroidales bacterium WCE2004 nucleotide sequence GCAGCTGCCGCAACCGCCCACCCTTCCGGCGCGCACGAAAGTACGCACCGCGAAGAACAGCGCAGCGGCCACAAGCAACAGGATGATCAGGCTGGGAAGGTTCATATCACAACGACAGACTTTATCCGATAAAAATTCCGGCCACCAGATACGCCAGCCACGCGACGACCCAGGCCACGGCGCACTGGAACAGCACCATGATGCACGCCCACTTGCCGCCGAGCTCGCGCTTGACCGCGGCGATGGCGGCTACGCACGGCGTGTAGAGCAGACAGAAAGCCAGCATCGGGATGGCGGTCAGCACCGTCATCGAAGCCGTCACGTCCAACACCTCCATCGTCGCCACGACGCTCTCCTTCGCCAGGAAACCGGTCACAAGCGAAGTCACGATGCGCCAGTCGCCCAGCCCGAGCGGGCTGAAGACCGGGGCGATCAGGCCGGCGATGCCCGCCAGCATGCTGTTCTCCGGATCCACCATCTGCAGGCGCCAGTTGAAGCTCTGCAGGATCCAGATCACGACCGAAGCCACGAAAATCACGGTGAAAGCACGCTGCAGGAAGTCCTTGGTCTTGTCCCAGAGCAGGTGTCCCACATTCTTCGCGCCCGGCATCCGGTAGTTCGGCAGCTCCATCACGAACGGCGCCGCCTCGCCCTTCTTCGGCGACAGCTTGGAGATCAGCGCGATCAGCACGCCCACCAGGATGGCCGACAGATACAGGATCACCAGCACCAGGCCGCCGTGGCCCGGGAAGAAAGCGCTCGTGAAGAAGGCATAGATCGGGATCTTTGCCGAGCAGCTCATATAAGGTGTCAGCAGGATTGTCATCTTGCGGTCGCGCGACGAAGGAAGCGTACGCGTGGCCATCACGGCCGGCACGCTGCAGCCGAAGCCGATCAGCAGCGGCACGATGCTCCGGCCGCTGAGGCCGATCTTGCGCAGCAGCTTGTCGGTCACGAACGCGACGCGCGCCATGTAGCCGCTGTCCTCCAGCATCGACAGGAAGAAGAACAGGATGATGATGATCGGCACAAAGCTGACCACCGTGCCCACGCCGCCGAACACGCCGTCCACGACGAGCGAACGCACGGCATCGCTCACGTTCCAGCGCTCCATCGCGCCGTCCAGCACGCCGGCGAGCCACTGGATCCCCTGATCCAGCAGGTCCTGCAGCGGCGCGCCCAGCACGTCGATCGACAGATAGATCACCAGCGACATCACCAGGGCGAAGATGGGGATGGCCGTCCAGCGGCCCGTCAGGACCTTGTCGATCCGGCGGCTGCGGCGGTATTCCTTGCTCTCATGCGGCTTGACGACCGTCTGCGCCGTGAGCTTGCGGATGAAGGAGAAACGCATGTCGGCCATGGCCGCGTTGCGGTCCAGGCCGCGTTCCTGCTCCATCTGGACGATGATGTGCTCCACCATCTCCTTCTCGTTCTGCTGCAGGCCCAGGGCCTTCTCGATCGCGGCGTCGCCCTCCACGAGGCGGCTGGCCGCGAATCGCACCGGGATGCCCGCGCGCTCGGCGTGGTCCTCGATCAGGTGCATCACGCCGTGCAGGCAGCGGTGCACCGCGCCGCCGTGGTCGTTCTTGTCGCAGAAATCCTGGCGGGCGGGCTTCTCCTGGAAGCGGGCCACGTGCATCGCGTGCTCCACGAGCTCCTCGATGCCCTCGTTCCTGGCGGCGGAGATCGGCACGACCGGCAGGCCGAGGATCTCCTCCATCTGGTTGACACGGATGGTGCCGCCGTTGTTGCGGACCTCATCCATCATATTGAGCGCCAGCACCATCGGCTTGTCCAGCTCCATCAGCTGCATCGTCAGGTAGAGGTTGCGCTCGATATTGCCGGCATCCACGATGTTGATGATGCCGCAGGGATTCTCGTCGAGGATGAATTCGCGCGAGACGATCTCCTCGGAGGTATAAGGCGAAAGCGAATAGATGCCCGGGAGGTCGGTCACGAGCGTGTCGGCATGCCCCCGGATCTGGCCGTCCTTGCGGTCCACCGTCACGCCCGGGAAATTGCCGACGTGCTGGTTGGAACCGGTCAGCTGGTTGAAGAGCGTCGTCTTGCCGCAGTTCTGGTTGCCCGCGAGGGCGAACGTGAGCGTGGTCCCCGCCGGGAGCGGGCTCTCCTGCTTCTTGTCGTGGAACTTGCCCGTCTCGCCGAAGCCCGGATGGGCGACCGGATTGACGGAGCGGACCGACGTATCGTCGGCGATGCTGGCCACCGGTTCGTCCAGACCGTCCGTCTGCGCGACGGTGATCTTGGCGGCGTCCGCCAGGCGGAGCGTCAGCGCGTATCCGTTGATCCGCAGCTCCATCGGGTCGCCGAGCGGCGCGTATTTGACCAGTTTGACCTGAGCGCCGGGGATCAGGCCCATATCCAGGAAATGCTGGCGCAGGGCGCCCTTGCCCCCGACCGCCAGGATGACGGCATGCCCGCCTATAGGTAATTCTCGAAGTGTCATCTAACTCTAATTAACCAACCTGCAAAGTTGGTACGCGCGCGCGACATGCGCAATCCCTATTTATGGGGATTATTCAGACAGGAAAGCGCCCCGCTGCAGGGAAGCCTCGCGATATTCCTTCAGCTCAAGGAGCCGGGAACGGAACTCCCGGATAAAGCGCCAGGGCACGGCAGAATGGTTCTTGAAACCCATCCCGACCAGCTCCAGCACCTCGCGGAAACGCATCCAGCCGAAGCGGCGGTTCGGGTCGCTGACCTTGACGACAGCGGCGATACACTTGAGCTCCAGCCGCTTGTCGCGGGACATATATCGGCTCGACCGGTCATGCACCGCGCGCGACTCCGGCACCACGCCGCAATGCAGGCCGTGGTAGTGCAGGCGGTCGATCCAGTTGTCGTCCTCGCCATACTGCTTGAAGGCAGGCGAGAATCCGCCCACGGTCTCGATGGCCTCGCGGCTCACGAGCCAGTGCGCGGCCATCACGAAAGGCACCTCCACGACCAGCGTCTTGCTGTAGTGCCTGCGCAGCGCGGCGTCGATGTACGGCCCGCACTTGTGGTTGAAACGGTGGTCGCGCCGCCCATAGGCACCCAGCTGCATCGGGCTGAGGATTCCCCATCCGGGCTTGTAGGACTCCACGAGCCGCAGCAGCGTGTCGTGCTCCAGCCATGCGTCCTGGTTGAGCAGGTAGGCGAAATCGTAGCCCTCGTCGAGGACGATGCGCAGGCCGATGTTGTTGGCGGCGCCAAAGCCCAGGTTCTCACCCGTCTCGATGATGCGCACCTCCGGATAGTCCGCGCGGATCATCGCGAGCGTCTCGTCCGTAGAACCGTTGTCAACCACGAGCACATCCACCGGAACCGAAGAACTGGCCAGGCTCCGGAAGCATTTCTTGACCCATTTCTGGGCATTGTAGGTGACGACGATGACGAGGATCTTAGGCATGGAAGTACTTGATGAAAAGCTGTTTCGGAGTCAGCCGGGTGAAGATGCTGCGGGTGATGTTGCGGTAGGTCTCCCAGGCGATGCGGTCCGCCTCCGAACGGGTGGAACGCAGGCGGGCGGACGCCTTGGCGCGCTTGGCGCTCTCGGCGAGCCAGACCGGCAGGGCAAGCAGGAAATATTTGACGCGGGACCCGCCGCTGAAGAAGAGCAGCGAGCCACGGACGGCCGCCGGACGGACGGCCGGGGAAATGCGCGTGGCGGTGGTGCGCCACTTGTGGGTGATGCAGGCGGCGCGGTCCACATAGACGCCGTAGCCCCTGCGCCGCGCGAGCGTGGAAAGGGCGATGTCCTCCGGCGTGAAGAAATAGGTCTCGTCGAACCAGCCCAGCTTCCGGAAGACGTCGGTCTTGATCAGGAAGGCGGCGCCGGTGATGTTGGATGTACGGAAGACCTCGCCGAAGAGCGGGGTCTTGCCGACCGTGTCGTCGATGGGCTCCCGGTGCAGGTGCCACTGCTGCAGCACGTAATAGCGCGCCGGATAAGGCGGGCGGCCGCAGAGCTGCAGCGAGCCGTCGGCGTTGAGCAGCCGGGGGCTGACGATCGCGGCGTCCTGCGGCAGGCGCTCCAGGTCTGCGACCAGCGTGCCGACAAGGTCTTCGCGGATCTCCGTGTCGTCGTTGACCACGAAACAATAGCGCCCGCGGGCCTTGCGCAGGGCCAGGTTGTTGTTTTCGGAGAAACCGCGGATCTCGTTGCTCTCGATCCAGCGGACCCAGGGGAAGTCCGCGATCGCCTTCGCAAGATTCTGGGGCGAGAAGCGATACGCCACCACGAAAGTCTCGCTGGGCACCGTCGTATGCGCCTGCAGCCCCTGCAGACAGGGGTACAGGTTGTCCAGGCGGTTCATACAGACGATGATAATGCTGACCAGCGGGGAATCCATATTACAAATATAAAAAAAAGACGGCTAGAGCAAGCCGTCCGGAAGGTCAAGATCCAGAATTTGTTTGTCCGGGTCCGCGGAGCGGATCAGGTCGGGATGCAGGGGGACGAGCGTCTCCCCGACATAGATGCAGAGATTGCCCGGAATGGGCTCCGTGCCGGTCACGACGCCCACCCGCTCTCCGCGGTTGAGCAGGGTCCAGCCGGTGAAATCCATCTCCTCTTCCTCCTCCCATTCGCCCTCGATGTAGACGGCGCGGCCGACCACCTCCTCGGCGTCCTCCAGGGACGTGATATCGTTGAGATGGACGATGGCCTTGGAACTGCCGCGCTGCTGGAGATCCTGGATAAAAAAGGGAACCGGCAGTCCATCGAATTCGATGAACACCGGTTCCTGAAGGTCGATCTGTCCGACCTCGATGTCGCGCACTCCGATCAGGAGGCCTCCATCGGTGCCGTTGGATTTAAGGATCTTGGCGATCTGGAGCATTATGCCTCGGCAGGGGCCTCTGCAGCAGCTTCCTCGACCGGAGCCTCGGCAGCCTCTTCGGCAGCGGCGGCCTCAGCGGCCTCGGCAGCCTTCTGGGCAGCAGCCTCGGCGGCCTTCTTGGCGATAGCCTCGGCGCGGGCTTCGTTGACCTTGGTCTCCTCAGCCTTGGCAGCCTTCTTAGCCTCGATGGCGGCATTCTTGATGCCGGTCTTCTTGGCCTCGACCTTGGCGTCCCGCTGGGCCTTCCAGTCGTTCCACTTCTTGTCGGCCGCCTCCTGGGTGAGGGCACCCTTGGCGACACCGCCGTCGAGGTGGTGGCGCAGCATCACACCCTCGTAGGAGAGGATGCGGCGGGCGGTGAGGGTCGGCTCGGCACCCACCTTCAGCCATGCGAGAGCACGCTCGGAGTTGAGAATGATCGTAGCAGGGTTGGTGTTGGGGTTGTAGGAGCCAAGTTGCTCGATGAAACGACCATCGCGCGGGGAGCGCGAATCAGCCACAACAATGTGGAAGAATGCGAAATTCTTCTTACCGTGGCGCTGTAAACGAATCTTAACAGCCATTGTGAATCTGTTGTTTTAAATTAAACCTAAATACATTCCTACCCGAGGAATGGACGGCAAAGATAGAGCAAAACTCCGGAATACACAATACCTTACGCAAAATTATTTGTGCCGCAGGTAGCGGAAACCGGGATGGTTGCGCGTGTTCTGGCCGGGCGGCAGGAGGTAGTCGCGCGGGATGCCGCAGCGGCGCAGGCACCACATCAGCGACAGCTGGTCGCGGCGGCCCAGGCGCGGCAGGCGGCTCCACCACATCTCGTCCAGGGCGACGATGTCCGGGTCGTTGTGCCGGCGGAAGATGACGTTGTTCTCATTGAGGCCGGCGTGGCGCGGCAGGCCCTTGGCCCGCAGGTACGCCCAGACCCACAGCAGCTCGAAGATGTTCAGGTATTTCATGTCGAAGCACTTGCGCGCCTCGG carries:
- a CDS encoding Virus attachment protein p12 family protein, which codes for MNLPSLIILLLVAAALFFAVRTFVRAGRVGGCGSCGTSGCSGCSGGESCPFCKDRSR
- a CDS encoding ferrous iron transport protein B → MTLRELPIGGHAVILAVGGKGALRQHFLDMGLIPGAQVKLVKYAPLGDPMELRINGYALTLRLADAAKITVAQTDGLDEPVASIADDTSVRSVNPVAHPGFGETGKFHDKKQESPLPAGTTLTFALAGNQNCGKTTLFNQLTGSNQHVGNFPGVTVDRKDGQIRGHADTLVTDLPGIYSLSPYTSEEIVSREFILDENPCGIINIVDAGNIERNLYLTMQLMELDKPMVLALNMMDEVRNNGGTIRVNQMEEILGLPVVPISAARNEGIEELVEHAMHVARFQEKPARQDFCDKNDHGGAVHRCLHGVMHLIEDHAERAGIPVRFAASRLVEGDAAIEKALGLQQNEKEMVEHIIVQMEQERGLDRNAAMADMRFSFIRKLTAQTVVKPHESKEYRRSRRIDKVLTGRWTAIPIFALVMSLVIYLSIDVLGAPLQDLLDQGIQWLAGVLDGAMERWNVSDAVRSLVVDGVFGGVGTVVSFVPIIIILFFFLSMLEDSGYMARVAFVTDKLLRKIGLSGRSIVPLLIGFGCSVPAVMATRTLPSSRDRKMTILLTPYMSCSAKIPIYAFFTSAFFPGHGGLVLVILYLSAILVGVLIALISKLSPKKGEAAPFVMELPNYRMPGAKNVGHLLWDKTKDFLQRAFTVIFVASVVIWILQSFNWRLQMVDPENSMLAGIAGLIAPVFSPLGLGDWRIVTSLVTGFLAKESVVATMEVLDVTASMTVLTAIPMLAFCLLYTPCVAAIAAVKRELGGKWACIMVLFQCAVAWVVAWLAYLVAGIFIG
- a CDS encoding Glycosyltransferase, GT2 family, with translation MPKILVIVVTYNAQKWVKKCFRSLASSSVPVDVLVVDNGSTDETLAMIRADYPEVRIIETGENLGFGAANNIGLRIVLDEGYDFAYLLNQDAWLEHDTLLRLVESYKPGWGILSPMQLGAYGRRDHRFNHKCGPYIDAALRRHYSKTLVVEVPFVMAAHWLVSREAIETVGGFSPAFKQYGEDDNWIDRLHYHGLHCGVVPESRAVHDRSSRYMSRDKRLELKCIAAVVKVSDPNRRFGWMRFREVLELVGMGFKNHSAVPWRFIREFRSRLLELKEYREASLQRGAFLSE
- a CDS encoding 16S rRNA processing protein RimM encodes the protein MLQIAKILKSNGTDGGLLIGVRDIEVGQIDLQEPVFIEFDGLPVPFFIQDLQQRGSSKAIVHLNDITSLEDAEEVVGRAVYIEGEWEEEEEMDFTGWTLLNRGERVGVVTGTEPIPGNLCIYVGETLVPLHPDLIRSADPDKQILDLDLPDGLL
- a CDS encoding SSU ribosomal protein S16P → MAVKIRLQRHGKKNFAFFHIVVADSRSPRDGRFIEQLGSYNPNTNPATIILNSERALAWLKVGAEPTLTARRILSYEGVMLRHHLDGGVAKGALTQEAADKKWNDWKAQRDAKVEAKKTGIKNAAIEAKKAAKAEETKVNEARAEAIAKKAAEAAAQKAAEAAEAAAAEEAAEAPVEEAAAEAPAEA